ATCCCGGTCTTCCTCGGTTCCAAGCACGCCTACCCGGGCTGGACGAAGGAGTTCGCCCCGGCCGGCTGGGCCGATGTGTTCGCGCGCACGCTGCCGGCGACGTACAGCTTCTTCACTCCCGCGGTCTTCATCGGCGGCGGCGCGCTGCTGCTGGCCGCCGCGCTCGCCTTCAACGGAGCGGTACCGAGGCGTGAGCGCTTCGTGTGGACGGGCCTCGCGGTGGCGACCCTGCTGTCGCTCCAGTGGGCTCCGACGCATCTGGTGTGGCATGTCTTCGCCACCCCCAACGGCAGCCCGTACCGGCAGACCTTCGTCTTCGCCGGAATTGTGGTGATCGCCGCCTGGACCGGCATCTCCTACGAGTGGCCCGGGTGGCGCGCTCTGCTCGGCGGCGGCGCCGTGGTGGCCCTGATCGCCCTCACCGCCTCCACCAGTGAACTGGTCACCACGTGGACGTTCCCGCTGTTCGCGGCCGGGCTCGCCGCGGTGGCCGGCGGTCTGCTGCTGGCCCGGCGCGGCAGGTTCGCCGTGCTCGCCGCGGTGCTGCTCAGCGGCGCGCTGATCGGGCAGGCCGCGGCGACCATCGCGTACGCCGACCGGCAGAAGCTCGGCAGGCTGGACGACTATCCGCCCTGGGGCGAGGCGCACGACGAGCGGGCGGCGGCCGTGGCGAAGGCGGACGGCTGGCCGCGCTACCGCACCGATGTGGGCCGCGACCAGATCACAGGCAACGATCCGATCCTGCTCGGCGGACAGGGCGGCGGCTACTACAGCAGCCACACACCGGATGTCCTCACGCGCACCATGGCCGCGCTCGGCGCCGGCTGGACGTCCAACGGGCGCAGTGTGCAGTCCCTGGACAATCCGGTCACCGACGCGATCTTCTCGGTCGGCGCGCGCGTCCGCACCGCGCCCGGCGAGGACCCGGAGGTGACGCGGGCCGCTGCCACGCCCCCGCTGGTGACCGTACGGCCGGCGGGACCGGAGGCCACATACAACTGGAACCCGTTCCGCAACCAGGAGCTGCTGCTCGGCTCGGACGTCTACGGCGATCCGGTGGACGGCACCTGCCCGGTCGGCACCGAGGTGTTCCTCTGGGCGCCGAACTACACCGGCAAGGCCAGGCTCGGCGACGGGCCGTGGGTGACGCTGCGCGGCGGCCAGCCCAAGCGGCGTGCCGCGCTCACCTCGCTCGGCACGGTGAACTCGCCCGGCGAGAAGGCCGGCTACAGCAAGGACCCCCGGCGCACGACCCTCGGCTGCCTGGACCACGCCGAACTCACCGCCGCCGTGGACCGGCTGAAGCGGACCGGCGCGGTGTCGGTCGACGTCACCGACAGCGGTGTACGGGCCGAGCTGCCGCCGGGAGCCACCGGCCGAGCGGTCATCGCCGCGCCCCGGATCGCCGGCTGGAGCTGCAACGGCAAGCCGGCCGACTCCTACCAGGGGCTTGTCTCCGTACCGCTGGACGGGAGGACGACGTCGGTCGACTGTTCCTTCCGCCCGCCCGGCCTGAAGGCGGGCGCGGCGATGGGAACGGCCGGAGCGCTGGCGCTCGCGCTGATCGCACTGCTGCCAAGGCTCCGCGCCCGTATGGGGCGAGGGACCGCGAGCGGGACCAGGACCGGTGCCAATGCCACGCTGAGCGCTGAGAAGGCCGGCGAACCGGCAGGTCAAACGCACTGACACCTCAGTCCTGAGGTAGGTCCGGGGCCCGCGCACGCGACAGAGGCTGCGCGGGCCCCGTCCGCATCGCCCGGCTGCCGCCTGCCGCCTGCCGCAAGGGGCACGCGGCATTCCGTCGTAGTGACTTCACAGTTCCGTCGCCGCAAGGCCGTCAGGACTTCATCTACGCAGCATCCGGCCTTGGCCCGCGGCCCGGCGCTCGGGCGTAGCGTCCCCGCATGCCCCCTCTCCTTCGGAACCGGCTGGCGAAGCGGGTCCTGAGCCCAGCCCTCACCATGATCGAACGGCGCATCGAGCAGCACGTGAAACGTGCCACGCAGGACTTGCAGGCCGATCTCGACGCCCTCCAACGAAAAGTGGCCGCGCTGCAGGCCCCGCAGTACGGCCTCGGCCTGCTCGTCGACGGGACGGGTCGAAGCGGCCACCGGACGCCCACCGCCGCCCAGATCGACACCCTCACGCGTCAGATCCAGGGCGTGGCGGACGGCAGTGAACACGCTCTCCGCAATGTGACCGTCGCCTATCGCACGGTGATCGCCCTGGAGTCACTCGGCGTGGGCAGGCTGGCCGGCTCCACCTCCAACGTGTGCGGAAAGCTCGCGACGGTG
The Streptomyces lunaelactis genome window above contains:
- a CDS encoding YfhO family protein, with the protein product MSTLQSVRGRAAALAALITVGAVCAGDAVARSFPFGPHTRSVNDLGNQFVPFHAHLWDLLHGRADGGVLLNWQSGYGTSFLPDLGTYLTSPYSMLVALFPRDRIDLAVYVVTLLKMATAAAAMAWLLLTLRKDKEGRWWMAAVLGGSYALCGWSVVEASYNPMWMDGLVAFPVLCLAGEWARTARRPVLGPLLVAVAWIANFYTAYMATIGAALVLVVQLLLAEQSARDRIRVLLRAARTVLLGIALAGPVLIPVFLGSKHAYPGWTKEFAPAGWADVFARTLPATYSFFTPAVFIGGGALLLAAALAFNGAVPRRERFVWTGLAVATLLSLQWAPTHLVWHVFATPNGSPYRQTFVFAGIVVIAAWTGISYEWPGWRALLGGGAVVALIALTASTSELVTTWTFPLFAAGLAAVAGGLLLARRGRFAVLAAVLLSGALIGQAAATIAYADRQKLGRLDDYPPWGEAHDERAAAVAKADGWPRYRTDVGRDQITGNDPILLGGQGGGYYSSHTPDVLTRTMAALGAGWTSNGRSVQSLDNPVTDAIFSVGARVRTAPGEDPEVTRAAATPPLVTVRPAGPEATYNWNPFRNQELLLGSDVYGDPVDGTCPVGTEVFLWAPNYTGKARLGDGPWVTLRGGQPKRRAALTSLGTVNSPGEKAGYSKDPRRTTLGCLDHAELTAAVDRLKRTGAVSVDVTDSGVRAELPPGATGRAVIAAPRIAGWSCNGKPADSYQGLVSVPLDGRTTSVDCSFRPPGLKAGAAMGTAGALALALIALLPRLRARMGRGTASGTRTGANATLSAEKAGEPAGQTH